In the Prosthecomicrobium sp. N25 genome, one interval contains:
- a CDS encoding TadE/TadG family type IV pilus assembly protein: MNSWRALVRRFGKEDRGATFLEFTIVFVPFLLILMGIIEFSLVFWQWNTATKAAYRGARLAAVSTPVDSTLKSFTGLASGIAPGTPIAIGGANAYAERSCTGTNNTSGTCANGTYSAAAMARLVYGNETLTSCPATPASPREIGMCHFFPGLTPANVRVVYTHTGLGFAGRPGGPVPTVTVELRNLTFGYFFLSGLSRLTTITMPPLTATVTGEDLATSS; this comes from the coding sequence GTGAATAGCTGGCGCGCGCTCGTTCGACGGTTCGGCAAGGAGGACCGGGGAGCCACCTTCCTCGAATTCACGATCGTGTTCGTGCCCTTCCTGCTGATCCTGATGGGCATCATCGAGTTCTCGCTCGTCTTCTGGCAATGGAACACCGCCACCAAGGCTGCCTACCGGGGCGCCCGCCTGGCGGCCGTCTCGACGCCGGTCGACAGCACCCTGAAGAGCTTCACGGGCCTCGCCAGCGGAATCGCCCCGGGCACGCCCATCGCGATCGGCGGCGCCAACGCCTATGCGGAGCGCTCCTGCACGGGGACGAACAACACGAGCGGCACCTGCGCCAACGGGACCTACAGCGCGGCCGCCATGGCCCGGCTCGTCTACGGCAACGAGACTCTGACGAGCTGTCCCGCCACCCCCGCCTCGCCCCGCGAGATCGGCATGTGCCACTTCTTCCCCGGCCTGACGCCCGCCAACGTCCGGGTCGTCTACACCCACACCGGCCTCGGCTTCGCCGGCCGTCCCGGCGGGCCCGTCCCGACCGTCACGGTGGAGCTGAGGAATCTGACCTTCGGCTATTTCTTCCTCTCTGGCCTGTCGAGACTGACCACGATCACCATGCCGCCGCTGACCG
- a CDS encoding TadE/TadG family type IV pilus assembly protein yields MAPRLPLPLLDRFRRDDRGAAMLEAVVALPVVAALGFGVLEFGNVLYGYHLIQTGVRDAARYLARSDDGCTDATKQDYARNIVLYGKITATGNKRVSWLNSADVTFPACATPVAAGTLRGGTVRTLTVQAAPTYTNVGFFSFLGLGTLTFNISHTERAIGE; encoded by the coding sequence ATGGCCCCTCGACTTCCCCTCCCTCTCCTCGATCGGTTCCGGCGCGACGACCGTGGCGCCGCCATGCTGGAGGCGGTCGTGGCCCTGCCGGTCGTGGCGGCGCTCGGCTTCGGCGTGCTCGAGTTCGGCAACGTCCTGTACGGCTACCACCTGATCCAGACCGGCGTACGCGACGCGGCCCGCTACCTCGCCCGCAGCGACGACGGCTGCACCGACGCGACCAAGCAGGACTACGCGCGCAACATCGTCCTCTACGGGAAGATCACCGCGACCGGCAACAAGCGGGTCTCCTGGCTCAACAGCGCCGACGTCACCTTCCCGGCCTGCGCCACCCCGGTGGCGGCCGGCACACTCCGGGGCGGCACCGTGCGCACTCTGACCGTGCAGGCGGCGCCCACCTACACCAACGTCGGCTTTTTCAGCTTCCTCGGCCTGGGCACCCTGACCTTCAACATCTCGCATACGGAAAGGGCGATCGGTGAATAG